A single genomic interval of Gemmatimonadaceae bacterium harbors:
- a CDS encoding alpha-L-fucosidase — protein sequence MKQRYCLQMRLAWLAPALGIALASGSAFCQTAEPVPPERLAAREWFREARFGMFIHWGVYSQLGQGEWVMENRSIPVDTYEWLASAFNPIKFDAHAWVATAKAAGVKYITITSRHHDGFAMFATKANRYNIVDWTPFARDPMKELAAECRANGIKLFFYYSQLDWHHPDYWPRGRTGRSTGRPESGDWNRYLDFMDAQLTELLTNYGPIGGIWFDGMWDKPDADWRLAKTYALIHRLQPTALIIPNHHQAPKPGEDVQTFEQDLPGANTAGFNTKEIGSLPLETSLTMNQSWGFNITDKKFKSTKELIGYLVRAAGNDGNLLLNIGPRPDGTIQPEAVERLRSVGAWLATYGRSIYGTRGGPVAPRAWGATTRRGDTVFVHVLDWPDRSLSLPPLGARVVRATNMKNAAKVDFVESRDGITLMLPAAASDEPDRIVVLVTKSG from the coding sequence ATGAAGCAGCGGTATTGTCTCCAGATGCGCCTCGCCTGGCTTGCACCCGCACTCGGAATCGCCCTCGCCAGCGGCTCGGCGTTCTGTCAGACCGCCGAGCCGGTTCCGCCCGAACGACTCGCCGCGCGCGAGTGGTTCCGCGAGGCCCGCTTCGGGATGTTCATCCACTGGGGCGTCTACAGCCAGCTCGGACAAGGCGAGTGGGTGATGGAGAACCGCTCGATCCCCGTCGACACCTACGAGTGGCTCGCGTCGGCGTTCAATCCCATCAAGTTCGACGCACACGCGTGGGTCGCCACGGCGAAAGCCGCCGGCGTGAAGTACATCACGATCACATCGCGCCATCACGACGGGTTCGCGATGTTCGCGACGAAGGCGAATCGCTACAACATCGTCGATTGGACGCCGTTCGCGCGCGACCCGATGAAAGAGCTCGCCGCGGAATGCCGGGCGAACGGCATCAAGCTCTTCTTCTACTATTCGCAGCTCGATTGGCATCACCCCGACTACTGGCCCCGCGGGCGGACCGGCCGGTCGACAGGCCGCCCCGAGTCGGGCGACTGGAATCGCTATCTCGATTTCATGGACGCGCAGCTCACCGAGCTGCTCACGAACTACGGACCGATCGGCGGCATCTGGTTCGACGGCATGTGGGACAAACCCGACGCCGACTGGCGGCTCGCCAAGACCTACGCGCTGATCCATCGCCTCCAGCCGACGGCTCTCATCATCCCCAACCACCACCAGGCCCCGAAGCCCGGCGAAGACGTTCAGACGTTCGAGCAGGATTTGCCGGGCGCGAACACGGCCGGATTCAACACGAAGGAGATCGGGTCGCTGCCCCTCGAGACGTCGCTCACCATGAACCAGTCGTGGGGCTTCAACATCACCGACAAGAAGTTCAAGTCCACGAAGGAACTGATCGGCTATCTCGTGCGCGCCGCGGGGAACGACGGCAACCTGCTGCTCAACATCGGACCGCGGCCCGACGGCACGATCCAACCGGAAGCCGTCGAGCGTCTTCGGTCGGTCGGCGCGTGGTTGGCCACGTACGGACGCTCTATCTATGGAACGCGCGGTGGTCCGGTGGCCCCGCGCGCCTGGGGCGCCACCACTCGGCGCGGCGACACCGTCTTCGTCCACGTGCTCGACTGGCCCGACCGCTCGCTGTCGCTTCCGCCGCTCGGCGCTCGCGTCGTGCGCGCCACGAACATGAAAAACGCTGCCAAAGTCGACTTCGTGGAATCGCGCGACGGCATCACGCTGATGCTTCCAGCGGCCGCGAGCGACGAGCCGGATCGCATCGTGGTGCTCGTGACCAAGTCGGGTTAA
- a CDS encoding ADOP family duplicated permease, giving the protein MRTDIRDALRALRRSPVFTLVAVLTLALAIGSATAMFGVVDAVFIRGLPYGSADRLQTIYERSESGNLRVPSYPTFRDWQDQAATMKGVVDGFAFVRGDGVMIPGPDGPERKIVAYVTPGFFEMMATPPFVGRTFAPDDESAGSPRVVVISYDYFMRQFGGDRSALGATVSVDSVPTKIIGVMPRGFAYPNFGGTGGWLPPAMWEPIAVFQSTHTALTRRGLHVDSRAIVRLSSRADSARVSAAMKAVQRHLSENYPEEQAHWTSIRLQSLSDELFGPLSTTLLMISAAIALMLVLACANTANLLLIRASSASRDLTVRAALGADRWRLARRQFAEVALLTSLSGACGAVLAFWFVAAVRPYAAQRLAFAGDIHIDHRAAAFVVLLVGLVSLVVSALPVLQVGRSNLIARLRGGSGTQAHGLAERRTRDALAAVQLVLAIAVLSVAGLLVQSLRRLSSVDLGYDQAAISFAISPPAHRYESPSEAAALYRRILDAVDAVPSIEGSAAAGGALLQTKVETEGQSAGAAPPEALYHPVSESYFSLLRIHVVAGRGFGADDMRAPNGFVITENLARKLWPSGNALGQRITVHRASQARADFGQPITLPVVGIVADHRIFGPENDPPLQVFLPYTLEVWPWMNFDVRAPKTAPVVAQIERAVRGVEPAVNFLSKPSLGASGLTGLLTDPRVFVMSLMSAFGAIAMFLAVVGLYGIIAYGVSQRTREFGVRIAVGATPRDIVGMVMRQAGALVIVGIAGGLVVGFLGARLVRSMLFGTSALDPATLVLVPAILAAAAVAASFAPARRAARVDPIVAIRED; this is encoded by the coding sequence ATGAGAACCGACATCCGTGATGCTCTGCGCGCGCTCCGGCGCTCGCCGGTCTTTACCTTGGTCGCCGTGCTGACCCTCGCGCTGGCGATCGGAAGCGCCACGGCGATGTTCGGGGTCGTCGACGCGGTGTTCATTCGCGGATTACCGTACGGATCCGCCGATCGGCTGCAGACGATCTACGAACGGAGCGAGAGCGGCAACCTCCGCGTGCCCTCGTATCCGACATTTCGAGATTGGCAGGACCAGGCGGCGACGATGAAGGGCGTCGTCGATGGATTCGCGTTCGTGCGCGGCGACGGCGTGATGATTCCCGGTCCTGACGGCCCCGAACGCAAGATCGTCGCGTACGTCACGCCGGGGTTCTTCGAGATGATGGCGACACCTCCGTTTGTCGGGCGGACGTTCGCGCCCGACGACGAATCCGCGGGATCCCCGCGCGTCGTCGTCATCTCGTACGACTACTTCATGCGCCAGTTCGGCGGCGATCGCTCGGCACTCGGCGCCACGGTCAGCGTCGACAGTGTGCCCACCAAGATCATCGGTGTCATGCCGCGGGGATTCGCCTATCCCAACTTCGGGGGCACGGGCGGCTGGCTGCCCCCCGCGATGTGGGAGCCGATTGCCGTTTTTCAATCGACCCACACGGCGCTGACGCGCCGAGGACTTCACGTCGACAGTCGCGCGATCGTTCGGCTGAGCAGCCGCGCCGACTCCGCTCGCGTCAGCGCCGCGATGAAAGCGGTGCAGCGGCATCTCTCGGAGAATTATCCGGAGGAACAAGCGCACTGGACGTCGATCCGTCTTCAAAGCCTCTCCGACGAGCTGTTCGGGCCGCTGTCGACGACGCTGCTGATGATCAGCGCGGCGATCGCCCTGATGCTCGTGCTGGCGTGCGCGAACACCGCGAATCTTCTGCTCATTCGCGCCAGCTCGGCGTCGCGTGACTTGACCGTTCGCGCGGCCCTCGGCGCAGACCGATGGCGACTGGCACGGCGACAATTCGCCGAGGTCGCGCTGCTTACCTCGTTGTCGGGCGCATGCGGCGCCGTGCTCGCGTTCTGGTTCGTCGCCGCCGTTCGGCCGTATGCCGCGCAACGCCTGGCGTTCGCGGGTGACATTCACATCGATCATCGCGCCGCCGCGTTCGTCGTGCTCCTGGTCGGCCTCGTGTCGCTGGTCGTGAGCGCGCTACCGGTGCTCCAAGTCGGGCGGTCGAACCTCATCGCGCGCTTGCGCGGTGGCTCGGGCACGCAAGCACACGGACTCGCCGAGCGACGAACTCGCGACGCGCTCGCCGCGGTTCAGTTGGTTCTGGCGATCGCCGTGTTGAGCGTCGCCGGCTTGCTCGTCCAGAGCCTCCGTCGCCTTTCGTCGGTCGACCTCGGCTATGATCAGGCGGCTATTTCGTTCGCGATCTCGCCGCCGGCGCACCGGTATGAATCGCCGAGCGAGGCGGCTGCGCTGTATCGACGTATTCTCGATGCGGTCGACGCGGTTCCGTCGATCGAAGGAAGCGCGGCGGCGGGAGGCGCGCTCCTGCAAACCAAAGTCGAAACAGAGGGCCAGTCAGCCGGCGCCGCGCCGCCGGAGGCGCTCTATCACCCCGTCTCCGAGTCGTACTTCTCCCTGCTCCGTATACACGTCGTCGCGGGCCGAGGCTTCGGCGCCGACGACATGCGCGCCCCGAACGGGTTTGTAATTACGGAGAACCTCGCGCGAAAGCTGTGGCCGAGCGGAAATGCGCTCGGTCAACGCATCACGGTCCATCGAGCTTCACAGGCGCGCGCGGATTTTGGCCAGCCGATCACGCTGCCGGTCGTCGGAATCGTCGCCGACCATCGGATCTTCGGCCCCGAGAACGATCCGCCGCTCCAGGTCTTTCTGCCGTACACGCTCGAGGTTTGGCCATGGATGAACTTCGACGTGCGCGCGCCGAAAACGGCGCCCGTCGTCGCGCAAATCGAACGCGCGGTGCGCGGTGTCGAGCCGGCCGTGAACTTCCTCAGCAAACCCAGCCTCGGAGCGTCCGGCCTCACGGGACTTCTTACTGACCCGCGCGTGTTCGTCATGAGTCTCATGAGCGCGTTCGGCGCCATCGCGATGTTTCTTGCAGTCGTCGGGCTGTACGGGATCATCGCGTACGGTGTGTCGCAACGGACGCGCGAGTTCGGCGTTCGCATCGCCGTCGGCGCGACTCCGCGGGACATCGTCGGCATGGTGATGCGGCAGGCGGGCGCGCTCGTGATCGTCGGAATTGCTGGCGGCTTGGTCGTGGGGTTCCTTGGCGCCCGTCTCGTGCGTTCGATGTTGTTCGGCACGAGCGCGCTGGACCCGGCGACCCTGGTCCTCGTTCCGGCGATTCTAGCGGCAGCGGCCGTCGCGGCGAGCTTCGCTCCGGCGCGACGAGCGGCCCGCGTCGATCCGATCGTGGCGATTAGAGAGGACTAG
- a CDS encoding polyphosphate kinase 2 family protein, producing the protein MGYSDRFMIKPGSKVRLAEFDPADSHGSEADAKAALETDKRRLHDLQELLYAEHSRALLVCLQGMDTSGKDGTIGHIFGAMNPQGCHVTSFKTPSAEELAHDFLWRVHRATPGKGEVGIFNRSHYEDVLVVRVHTLVPKAVWSKRYDQINAFEEGLAEEGTHVLKFFLHISKQEQLKRFKDRLDEPAKRWKISEADYAERKLWDDYVEAYEEALSRCSTKHAPWFVIPADHKWFRNYAIARVLVEQLEALGMHYPKPTVDLDRIRKEYHDAKKS; encoded by the coding sequence ATGGGCTACAGCGATCGCTTCATGATCAAGCCGGGCTCCAAGGTCCGGCTCGCTGAATTCGATCCTGCGGACAGCCACGGAAGCGAGGCTGATGCCAAAGCGGCGCTCGAGACCGACAAGCGTCGGCTCCATGATCTCCAGGAGCTTCTGTATGCCGAGCACTCGCGGGCGCTGCTGGTGTGTCTCCAGGGAATGGACACGTCCGGAAAGGACGGCACGATCGGCCACATCTTCGGCGCGATGAATCCGCAGGGGTGCCATGTCACGTCGTTCAAGACGCCGTCGGCGGAGGAGCTGGCGCACGACTTTCTGTGGCGTGTGCATCGTGCGACGCCCGGCAAAGGCGAGGTGGGGATCTTCAATCGGTCGCACTACGAGGATGTGCTCGTCGTGCGCGTGCACACGCTCGTGCCGAAGGCGGTCTGGTCGAAGCGCTACGACCAGATCAACGCGTTCGAGGAGGGGCTCGCGGAGGAGGGAACGCACGTCCTCAAGTTCTTTCTCCACATCTCCAAGCAGGAACAACTGAAGCGCTTCAAGGACCGCCTCGACGAGCCGGCGAAGCGCTGGAAGATCAGCGAGGCGGACTACGCCGAGCGCAAGCTGTGGGACGACTACGTCGAGGCATACGAGGAGGCGCTTTCGCGATGCAGCACCAAGCACGCGCCGTGGTTCGTGATTCCCGCGGACCACAAGTGGTTCCGCAACTACGCCATCGCTCGGGTCCTGGTCGAACAGCTCGAGGCGCTGGGCATGCACTACCCGAAGCCGACGGTCGATCTCGATCGGATTCGGAAGGAGTACCACGACGCCAAGAAAAGTTGA
- a CDS encoding BlaI/MecI/CopY family transcriptional regulator → MPPTFTDRELDVMAILWERGPSTVAEVRARLSDDLAHNTVLTVLTVLESKGYVTHTEEGKAHRFQARVKQDVAGATATSRLVEKLFGGSTERLLTHLVTERSVTPAELRRLRRLLDDKLKEADK, encoded by the coding sequence ATGCCGCCGACGTTCACCGATCGAGAGCTCGACGTGATGGCGATCCTGTGGGAGCGGGGCCCGTCCACGGTCGCGGAGGTCAGGGCGCGACTGAGCGACGACCTGGCCCACAACACGGTGCTCACCGTGCTCACCGTTCTCGAAAGCAAGGGCTACGTCACCCACACGGAAGAAGGGAAGGCGCACCGCTTTCAAGCGCGAGTCAAACAAGACGTCGCCGGTGCGACCGCCACGTCCCGCCTCGTCGAAAAGCTTTTCGGCGGCTCGACAGAGCGGCTGCTCACGCATCTCGTGACCGAGCGAAGCGTCACGCCGGCCGAATTGCGACGTCTTCGCCGATTGCTCGACGACAAGCTCAAGGAGGCCGACAAATGA
- a CDS encoding M56 family metallopeptidase, whose protein sequence is MIAPWMLYCVLCALGLSLAAVVAEQTLLAARVPVRHVWTVAVLLSLAVPALAYRVASQPTVTVAAASDERVAVPVVSGDSLAPASPALTISAQPATPRWAWRTALARADVPLGIAWLTLSSALIAHFLCGTIALAWMRRWWRRDTVQGVEVLVSEATGPALVGALSPAIVVPQWTLDMEASQVELMLRHEQEHRRARDGQLLTLAHFALIAMPWNVALWWQLVRLRVAVELDCDARVLRDADARSYGDLLLEVARPRRRLALMGATAFAERASQLERRIRAIGQRRGRASHRTGLVVAGIGLVVVTAAWIAPHPAAPPRASHSVTPSPTTKSTPRDSTVVPRQTQAVAQASTTPAKTTTLNGTASKPSQPLHVAADSARTSELVSSQKKLKDSAAPSETLPRRELPGPVVTRPIGLAELPVQIGTDSTFARLFGGITLTPDQETKARALIAQLEAAQVEQMSNTLRALMAAAPLRQAVQAHADSTLENLLTNDADKALLHSRFVAQVPGGRGRSGGGAGGGGTVGAGAVARGGFAGDSLFIGGGGRGARVGGGGRGAASVVTGDVVVDGGRGVAPVVTGAIAVEGGRGGGRGGAGGLTEVNATDFLFQRYFNGIALTPQQEGDARTILTKMQADMRALGPPVAPAIMSRPPFSNQVVMSQESAAAFAAILTNDADRATLASRIRIQVVRTLEVPPR, encoded by the coding sequence ATGATCGCCCCGTGGATGCTCTATTGCGTGCTCTGCGCGCTCGGGTTGTCGCTCGCGGCTGTCGTCGCGGAACAGACGCTGCTCGCCGCACGCGTGCCGGTGCGGCACGTGTGGACGGTGGCCGTGCTGCTCTCGCTTGCTGTCCCGGCGCTCGCCTACCGCGTCGCGTCGCAACCCACCGTTACAGTCGCCGCGGCCAGCGACGAACGGGTGGCTGTGCCCGTGGTGTCGGGCGACTCGCTCGCCCCAGCCTCGCCGGCTCTCACGATTTCCGCGCAGCCCGCGACGCCGCGATGGGCTTGGCGGACCGCGTTGGCTCGCGCGGACGTACCGCTCGGCATCGCCTGGCTCACGCTCTCGTCGGCGTTGATCGCGCACTTCCTCTGCGGAACCATCGCGCTCGCGTGGATGCGCCGGTGGTGGCGCCGCGACACGGTGCAGGGGGTGGAGGTGCTCGTGTCCGAAGCGACGGGTCCCGCGCTCGTCGGCGCGCTGTCGCCCGCGATCGTCGTGCCCCAGTGGACGCTCGACATGGAGGCGTCCCAGGTCGAGCTCATGCTGCGACATGAGCAAGAGCACCGGCGCGCGCGCGACGGCCAGCTGCTCACGCTCGCGCACTTCGCGCTCATCGCGATGCCGTGGAACGTCGCGCTCTGGTGGCAACTCGTACGTCTGCGCGTCGCGGTCGAGCTGGATTGCGACGCGCGTGTGCTCCGCGACGCCGACGCTCGCTCGTACGGCGACCTGCTGCTCGAAGTCGCGCGTCCGCGGCGGCGGTTGGCTCTCATGGGCGCCACCGCGTTCGCCGAGCGTGCGTCGCAGCTCGAGCGCCGGATTCGCGCGATCGGACAACGCCGCGGCCGAGCGTCGCATCGCACGGGGTTGGTTGTCGCGGGAATTGGCCTGGTCGTCGTGACGGCGGCCTGGATCGCGCCGCATCCCGCGGCTCCGCCGCGAGCGTCGCATTCGGTCACGCCGTCTCCGACGACGAAGTCGACTCCGCGCGATTCGACCGTTGTACCAAGGCAAACGCAGGCGGTCGCGCAGGCGTCGACGACACCGGCCAAGACCACGACCCTGAACGGCACGGCTTCGAAGCCATCGCAACCCTTACACGTTGCCGCGGATTCCGCGCGCACCTCCGAGCTCGTCTCGTCGCAAAAGAAGCTGAAGGATTCAGCCGCTCCCTCGGAAACGCTGCCTCGACGTGAGCTTCCCGGACCGGTCGTAACCAGGCCGATCGGGCTCGCCGAACTGCCGGTGCAGATCGGAACCGATTCGACCTTCGCGCGGCTCTTTGGCGGGATCACGCTGACGCCGGACCAGGAAACAAAAGCGCGAGCGCTCATCGCTCAGCTGGAGGCGGCGCAGGTGGAACAGATGTCGAACACGCTGCGCGCGTTGATGGCCGCCGCTCCGCTCAGGCAGGCGGTCCAGGCGCACGCGGATTCCACTCTCGAGAACTTACTGACGAACGATGCCGACAAGGCACTGCTGCACAGCCGGTTCGTGGCGCAGGTCCCGGGCGGCCGCGGTCGATCCGGCGGCGGCGCGGGAGGGGGAGGCACGGTCGGCGCGGGCGCGGTGGCGCGTGGTGGATTCGCCGGTGACTCGCTGTTCATCGGTGGCGGCGGGCGTGGCGCGCGGGTCGGTGGTGGTGGCCGCGGTGCTGCGTCCGTCGTCACTGGTGACGTTGTGGTCGATGGCGGTCGTGGCGTTGCTCCCGTCGTCACCGGGGCCATTGCAGTAGAAGGCGGCCGCGGCGGAGGGCGAGGTGGCGCCGGTGGTTTGACCGAAGTCAACGCGACCGACTTTCTGTTCCAGCGTTACTTCAACGGCATCGCGTTGACGCCGCAGCAGGAAGGCGACGCGCGCACCATCCTCACCAAGATGCAAGCGGACATGCGCGCGTTGGGTCCGCCGGTTGCGCCGGCGATCATGTCCCGTCCCCCGTTCTCGAACCAGGTGGTGATGTCGCAGGAGAGCGCGGCGGCGTTCGCCGCGATCCTGACGAACGACGCCGACCGTGCGACGCTCGCATCGCGCATCCGTATCCAAGTGGTCCGGACCCTCGAGGTTCCACCGAGATAG
- a CDS encoding carboxypeptidase-like regulatory domain-containing protein, with protein MRRCVSFLVVARAALALLGAGRLEAQVDVIRGRVTSAAADGAAIANVSVTATSLNGNVNRNAKTDKDGRYTITFPEAEGDYFVTFVALGFSPRRIEVKRTADQDILLGDARLTPIGAVLDTVITNAQRNRSRPVRGATTPDISGTEKSITSGLVPPDQVGDLAAMAATLPGVLFIQGVNGDPSGISVLGLDQDQNNTSLNGLNSGATDIPRDANVSVNLATSPYDVSQGGFSGGRINIRTLPGSNYISRTSSVVFNAPQLEWTDATGRALGQRYTNANVGGAVSGPFALDKAFYSIAYQAGRRGNDLHTLLNTDSIGLEADGIATDSLDRLLSILKGAQVPATVGGFPSDRLNDQALVLGSLDLTPPSSTSGQAYNLTFQAAWNRSSPASPLATMLPAASFNTTSWNGAVQAHHSGFYGFGILSESAIGYSASHRYITPYLDLSSGNVIVSSAFPDGSSGVESIVFGGTSANTSATSNSVDLTNQLSWFSANNKHRVKMTSEIRRDGYSLDQATNALGTFTFNSLADLDANRPASYTRQLTPTHASGGEWIGGFSFGDSYRRNPDLQIVYGARVDANRYERVPTLNSDVEHLFDAHNDHLPNGVYVSPRIGFSWTYGTAPQIGAFEGAARLPRAVVRGGIGLFQNSLSASLPSQAFVNSGVQGGQQQVTCVGTATPIPDWRAYANDPSAIPSACLDGSVGGATPFANAGSNVTLFAPNYASQRSLRSTLQWAGAVLDNRMMATVTGTYSRNMNQPGFVDLNVSPTARFTLPGEDGRPVFVDAANIVTTTGAIAPRDGHETDLFNRVTELRSNLTSTSRQLTIALSPSSVNSRYTWGLSYTLNSVRDNVSGFTSTTGNPFDQSGGRSSADWRHQAIVNVGGNLFDVVRLNWFQRFMSGMPFTPMVASDVNGDGYANDRAFVFDPAHTTGTGGSLASGTGMSALLASSSGRVRACLDKQLGDLAARNSCEGPWTSTAFMSVALNPVRIRLPQRATLSFAIGNPLGAADYLLHGESHTHGWGQAALADPRLLFVRGFDPQSRSYTYQVNQRFGNTTQAASAIRNPVTITMALRVDVGPSRERQALTQTLDRGRTSGGTKVPEAMLRLAYNSGGIINPMEAILRDGGTLKLSAGQADSIATMNRRYVIQLDSIWTPVTKYYAALPEVYDQGDAYDRYRRAREASVGVLIGIVPSVKSLLTAEQRRKLPDLVAAYLDLRYLAAVRSGTSGTPGGVFAPGSGTSGAPGTTAGRSGGGAGGADDDE; from the coding sequence ATGCGCCGCTGCGTCTCATTTCTTGTTGTCGCACGCGCGGCGCTCGCCCTTCTCGGCGCCGGCCGGCTCGAAGCCCAGGTCGACGTCATCCGCGGACGGGTGACGTCGGCCGCCGCGGATGGCGCGGCGATCGCCAACGTCTCGGTGACGGCGACGTCACTCAACGGCAACGTCAACCGAAACGCGAAGACCGACAAGGACGGCCGCTACACGATCACGTTCCCCGAGGCGGAAGGCGACTACTTCGTCACCTTCGTTGCGCTCGGGTTTTCGCCGCGGCGGATCGAGGTCAAGCGCACCGCGGACCAAGACATTCTGCTCGGCGACGCGCGCCTCACACCGATCGGCGCTGTGCTCGACACCGTCATCACCAACGCGCAACGAAACCGAAGCCGGCCCGTGCGCGGCGCGACGACACCGGACATCAGCGGCACAGAGAAGTCGATCACGTCGGGGCTCGTTCCACCCGACCAGGTTGGCGACTTGGCGGCAATGGCCGCGACGCTGCCGGGCGTCCTGTTCATTCAGGGGGTGAACGGCGATCCGTCGGGCATTTCGGTGCTCGGCCTCGACCAGGATCAGAACAACACGTCGCTCAATGGCCTCAACAGCGGCGCGACGGACATTCCGCGCGACGCGAACGTTTCGGTCAACCTGGCGACGTCGCCGTACGACGTGTCGCAGGGAGGATTCAGCGGCGGGCGCATCAACATCCGGACATTGCCGGGGTCGAACTACATCAGTCGGACGTCGAGCGTCGTGTTCAACGCGCCGCAGCTCGAGTGGACCGACGCGACGGGGCGCGCGTTGGGCCAGCGGTACACGAATGCGAACGTCGGCGGCGCGGTGTCGGGGCCGTTCGCGCTCGACAAGGCCTTCTATAGTATTGCCTATCAGGCCGGGCGAAGAGGGAACGACCTCCACACCCTGCTCAACACCGATTCGATCGGCCTCGAGGCCGACGGCATCGCGACGGATTCGCTCGACCGGCTGCTCTCCATCCTGAAGGGTGCGCAGGTGCCTGCGACGGTGGGGGGATTTCCCAGCGATCGGCTCAACGACCAAGCACTCGTCCTGGGCAGTCTCGACCTCACACCACCGTCGTCGACCAGCGGCCAGGCGTACAACCTCACGTTCCAGGCTGCGTGGAACCGTTCGTCGCCGGCTTCGCCGCTCGCCACGATGCTCCCCGCGGCGAGTTTCAACACGACGTCGTGGAACGGCGCCGTGCAGGCGCATCACAGCGGTTTCTATGGCTTTGGGATTCTGAGCGAGAGCGCGATCGGCTACAGCGCTTCGCATCGATACATCACGCCCTATCTCGACCTGTCGAGCGGCAACGTGATCGTGAGCTCCGCCTTCCCCGACGGCTCGAGCGGTGTCGAATCGATCGTCTTCGGCGGCACGTCGGCCAACACGAGCGCGACCAGCAACTCGGTCGACCTCACGAACCAGCTGTCGTGGTTCAGCGCGAACAACAAGCACCGCGTGAAGATGACGAGCGAGATCCGCCGCGACGGCTACTCGCTGGACCAGGCGACCAACGCGCTCGGCACGTTCACGTTCAATTCGCTCGCCGACCTCGACGCAAATCGGCCGGCGTCGTACACGCGGCAGTTGACGCCGACGCACGCGAGCGGCGGCGAGTGGATCGGCGGCTTCTCATTCGGCGATTCATATCGTCGCAATCCGGATCTACAGATCGTGTACGGCGCCCGCGTCGACGCGAACCGGTACGAGCGGGTCCCCACGTTGAACTCGGACGTCGAGCACCTGTTCGACGCTCACAACGACCACCTGCCGAACGGCGTCTACGTGAGCCCGCGGATCGGTTTCTCGTGGACGTACGGCACGGCGCCCCAGATCGGCGCGTTCGAGGGTGCGGCTCGCCTGCCTCGCGCGGTCGTGCGCGGCGGCATCGGCCTCTTTCAGAATTCGTTGAGTGCGTCGCTGCCGAGCCAGGCGTTCGTGAACTCGGGCGTCCAAGGCGGCCAACAACAGGTGACGTGCGTCGGAACCGCGACGCCGATTCCGGATTGGCGCGCATACGCGAACGATCCGTCCGCGATTCCCAGCGCGTGTCTCGATGGCAGTGTCGGGGGGGCGACGCCATTCGCCAACGCAGGATCGAACGTGACGCTGTTCGCGCCGAACTACGCGTCGCAGCGAAGTCTTCGCTCGACCCTGCAGTGGGCGGGCGCGGTGCTCGACAACCGCATGATGGCGACCGTCACGGGGACGTACTCGCGCAACATGAATCAGCCGGGCTTCGTCGACCTCAACGTTTCGCCGACGGCGCGCTTCACGCTTCCCGGCGAGGACGGCCGTCCCGTGTTCGTGGACGCGGCCAACATCGTGACGACGACCGGCGCGATCGCGCCGCGCGACGGGCACGAGACGGACCTTTTCAATCGCGTGACGGAGCTCCGGTCGAATCTCACGTCGACCAGCCGGCAGCTCACGATTGCGCTGTCGCCGTCTTCTGTGAACTCGCGCTATACGTGGGGGCTGAGCTACACGCTCAACAGCGTGCGCGACAACGTGAGCGGCTTCACCAGCACGACCGGCAATCCGTTCGACCAGTCGGGGGGGCGGTCGTCGGCGGACTGGCGGCATCAGGCGATCGTGAACGTCGGCGGCAATCTGTTCGACGTCGTGCGGCTGAACTGGTTCCAGCGATTCATGTCGGGGATGCCGTTCACGCCGATGGTCGCGAGCGACGTGAACGGCGACGGCTACGCGAACGACCGGGCGTTCGTTTTCGATCCGGCTCACACGACCGGCACGGGCGGCTCGCTCGCCTCGGGGACGGGGATGAGCGCGCTCCTCGCGTCGTCGTCCGGGCGCGTGCGGGCGTGTCTCGACAAACAACTCGGCGATCTCGCCGCGCGGAATAGTTGCGAGGGCCCCTGGACGTCGACGGCGTTCATGAGCGTCGCGCTGAACCCGGTGCGCATTCGTCTCCCGCAGCGCGCGACGCTGTCGTTCGCCATCGGGAATCCGCTCGGCGCCGCCGACTACCTGCTCCATGGCGAGAGTCACACGCACGGCTGGGGACAAGCGGCGTTGGCGGATCCACGATTGCTGTTCGTCCGCGGCTTCGATCCGCAGTCGCGGTCGTACACGTACCAAGTGAACCAGCGATTCGGAAACACGACCCAGGCGGCGAGCGCGATTCGGAATCCCGTCACGATCACCATGGCGCTCAGAGTCGACGTCGGCCCGTCGCGCGAGCGGCAGGCGCTCACGCAGACGCTCGACCGCGGACGCACGTCCGGCGGCACGAAGGTGCCCGAAGCGATGCTCCGGTTGGCGTACAACTCGGGCGGCATCATCAACCCGATGGAGGCGATTCTGCGCGACGGCGGAACGCTGAAGCTCAGCGCCGGTCAGGCCGACAGCATCGCGACGATGAATCGCCGCTACGTGATCCAGCTCGACTCGATCTGGACGCCGGTGACGAAGTACTACGCCGCGCTTCCCGAGGTGTACGACCAGGGCGACGCGTATGACCGGTACCGCCGCGCGCGAGAGGCTTCGGTGGGTGTGCTCATTGGCATCGTGCCCTCGGTGAAGTCGCTGCTCACGGCCGAGCAACGCCGCAAGCTGCCGGATCTCGTCGCGGCGTATCTCGATCTTCGATATCTGGCAGCGGTGCGATCGGGAACATCGGGAACGCCTGGGGGAGTGTTCGCGCCCGGAAGCGGAACGTCGGGTGCGCCTGGGACCACGGCAGGGAGGTCGGGCGGCGGGGCGGGGGGGGCGGATGACGACGAGTGA